A genomic segment from Amycolatopsis camponoti encodes:
- a CDS encoding succinate dehydrogenase/fumarate reductase iron-sulfur subunit, with protein sequence MSYKASFRVWRGDDTGGELQDFTVEVNEGEVVLDIIHRLQATQASDLAVRWNCKAGKCGSCSAEINGKPRLLCMTRMSTFTEEEVITVTPMRTFPVIRDLVTDVSFNYTKAREIPSFTPPADLKPGEYRMQQVDVERSQEFRKCIECFLCQNTCHVVRDHEENKEAFAGPRYLMRIAELEMHPLDVADRRDAAQEEHGLGYCNITKCCSEVCPEGIHITDNALIPMKERVADRKYDPIVWLGNKLFRRDK encoded by the coding sequence ATGAGTTACAAGGCGAGTTTCCGCGTCTGGCGCGGCGACGACACGGGCGGCGAGCTGCAGGACTTCACGGTGGAGGTGAACGAGGGCGAGGTCGTCCTCGACATCATCCACCGGCTGCAGGCCACCCAGGCGTCGGACCTCGCGGTGCGCTGGAACTGCAAGGCGGGCAAGTGCGGCTCGTGCTCGGCGGAGATCAACGGCAAGCCGCGGCTGCTGTGCATGACGCGGATGTCGACGTTCACCGAGGAAGAGGTGATCACGGTGACGCCGATGCGGACGTTCCCGGTGATCCGCGACCTGGTGACCGACGTGTCCTTCAACTACACGAAGGCGCGGGAGATCCCGTCGTTCACCCCGCCCGCGGACTTGAAGCCCGGTGAGTACCGGATGCAGCAGGTGGACGTCGAGCGGTCGCAGGAGTTCCGGAAGTGCATCGAGTGCTTCCTGTGCCAGAACACCTGCCACGTGGTCCGCGACCACGAGGAGAACAAGGAAGCCTTCGCGGGGCCGCGGTACCTGATGCGCATCGCCGAGCTGGAGATGCACCCGCTCGACGTCGCGGACCGGCGTGACGCGGCGCAGGAGGAGCACGGCCTCGGCTACTGCAACATCACCAAGTGCTGCAGCGAGGTGTGCCCGGAAGGCATCCACATCACCGACAACGCGCTCATCCCGATGAAGGAGCGCGTCGCCGACCGCAAGTACGACCCGATCGTGTGGCTGGGCAACAAGCTCTTCCGCCGGGACAAGTGA
- the edd gene encoding phosphogluconate dehydratase, producing MSPTPTPLHPTVAEVTARITARSAATRTAYLDRMAAAHAEGPVRRGLACSNLAHGFAAMDGVDKEALRAARAPGVAIVSSYNDLLSAHQPMQEYPAWLKKSVRSAGGVAQFAGGVPAMCDGITQGRAGMELSLFSREVIAMSTAIALSHDMFDAALLLGVCDKIVPGLLIGALSFGHLPAVLVPAGPMNSGLPNKEKARVRQLYAEGLATREDLLDAEAASYHSAGTCTFYGTANSNQMVVEVMGLHLPGASFVQPGSALRQALTEEAGRRVVAISRGEEYTPVSRILDEKAFVNGVIALLATGGSTNHTMHLVAIAAAAGIQLTWDDFSDLSAVVPLLARVYPNGSADINHFHAAGGLQFLVGTLLDAGFLHEDVHTVAGFGLHRYRAEPILSDGELVWRDVPTRSLDEEVLRPAWRPFAADGGLRMVEGNLGRAVVKVSAVAPEHRVVQAPARVFTTQEAFTAAFQAGELDRDVVVVIRQQGPQANGMPELHGLTPALGVLMDRGHAVALLTDGRMSGASGKIPAAIQVTPEAAVGGPIARVADGDVIRLDASSGSLDVLVGDEELARRELVDGPPSEASWTGTGRELFAALRRAVGPADQGASVFGGLTPEHFGTPAFTIQEVGQ from the coding sequence ATGAGCCCCACTCCCACCCCGCTGCACCCGACCGTCGCCGAAGTCACCGCCCGCATCACCGCGCGCAGTGCCGCGACGCGCACCGCGTACCTCGACCGCATGGCCGCCGCGCACGCCGAAGGCCCGGTCCGCCGCGGCCTCGCGTGCAGCAACCTCGCCCACGGCTTCGCGGCCATGGACGGCGTCGACAAGGAGGCGCTGCGAGCCGCGCGCGCTCCCGGCGTCGCGATCGTCTCGTCCTACAACGACCTGCTCTCGGCTCACCAGCCGATGCAGGAGTACCCGGCCTGGCTGAAGAAGTCCGTGCGCTCCGCCGGGGGTGTCGCCCAGTTCGCCGGCGGCGTCCCGGCCATGTGCGACGGCATCACCCAGGGCCGCGCGGGCATGGAGCTGTCCCTGTTCAGCCGCGAGGTCATCGCGATGTCGACGGCGATCGCGCTCTCGCACGACATGTTCGACGCGGCCCTGCTGCTGGGCGTCTGCGACAAGATCGTGCCCGGCCTGCTGATCGGTGCTCTGTCGTTCGGGCACCTGCCGGCCGTGCTGGTCCCGGCCGGGCCGATGAACTCCGGGCTGCCGAACAAGGAGAAGGCGCGCGTCCGGCAGCTGTACGCCGAGGGCCTCGCGACGCGCGAAGACCTGCTCGACGCCGAAGCGGCGTCGTACCACTCGGCCGGCACCTGCACCTTCTACGGCACGGCCAACTCCAACCAGATGGTCGTCGAGGTGATGGGCCTGCACCTGCCGGGCGCCAGCTTCGTCCAGCCCGGTTCGGCGTTGCGTCAGGCGCTGACCGAGGAAGCCGGGCGCCGGGTCGTCGCGATCTCGCGCGGCGAGGAGTACACGCCGGTCTCGCGGATCCTCGACGAGAAGGCGTTCGTCAACGGCGTCATCGCGCTGCTCGCCACGGGCGGGTCGACCAACCACACGATGCACCTGGTCGCGATCGCCGCGGCCGCGGGCATTCAGCTGACGTGGGACGACTTCTCCGACCTCTCGGCCGTCGTGCCGCTGCTGGCGCGGGTCTACCCGAACGGCAGCGCCGACATCAACCACTTCCACGCCGCCGGCGGCCTCCAGTTCCTGGTCGGCACGCTGCTCGACGCCGGATTCCTGCACGAAGACGTCCACACGGTGGCCGGGTTCGGGCTGCACCGCTACCGGGCCGAGCCGATCCTGTCCGACGGCGAGCTCGTCTGGCGCGACGTGCCCACCCGCAGCCTCGACGAAGAGGTGCTGCGCCCGGCGTGGCGCCCCTTCGCCGCGGACGGCGGGCTGCGGATGGTCGAGGGCAACCTCGGCCGCGCGGTGGTCAAGGTGTCCGCGGTGGCGCCCGAGCACCGGGTCGTCCAGGCGCCGGCGCGGGTGTTCACCACCCAGGAGGCGTTCACGGCCGCGTTCCAGGCCGGCGAGCTCGACCGCGACGTCGTCGTGGTGATCCGGCAGCAGGGCCCGCAGGCCAACGGCATGCCGGAGCTGCACGGCCTCACCCCGGCGCTGGGCGTGCTGATGGACCGCGGGCACGCGGTGGCGTTGCTCACCGACGGCCGGATGTCGGGCGCGTCGGGCAAGATCCCGGCCGCCATCCAGGTGACGCCGGAAGCCGCGGTGGGCGGCCCGATCGCCCGCGTCGCGGACGGCGACGTCATCCGGCTCGACGCGTCTTCGGGCTCGCTCGACGTGCTGGTCGGTGACGAAGAACTCGCCCGCCGTGAGCTTGTGGACGGACCGCCGTCCGAAGCATCCTGGACCGGCACCGGCCGAGAGCTGTTCGCCGCGTTGCGCCGTGCCGTCGGCCCCGCTGACCAGGGCGCTTCCGTGTTCGGCGGCTTGACGCCGGAGCACTTCGGAACGCCCGCTTTCACAATCCAGGAGGTCGGTCAGTGA
- the eda gene encoding bifunctional 4-hydroxy-2-oxoglutarate aldolase/2-dehydro-3-deoxy-phosphogluconate aldolase — protein sequence MTTGQDLLELSPVMPVVVIDDAEDAVPVARALLAGGIGVIELTLRTAAALSAIERVASEVPDIVVGAGTVTAADHAKQAADAGAKFLVTPGCTDAVVDACFETGLPFLPGASTVSEAMRLAERGLTALKFFPAEASGGVAFLKSIAGPLPSLKFCPTGGITVPSAPSYLALANVGCIGGSWLTSSLDFATIEKLAAEAAKL from the coding sequence GTGACCACCGGTCAGGACCTGCTCGAGCTGTCCCCCGTGATGCCCGTCGTGGTGATCGACGACGCCGAAGACGCGGTGCCGGTCGCCCGGGCCCTGCTCGCCGGCGGGATCGGGGTCATCGAGCTGACCCTGCGCACTGCGGCCGCGTTGTCGGCGATCGAACGCGTCGCCAGCGAGGTGCCGGACATCGTCGTCGGCGCCGGCACCGTCACCGCGGCGGACCACGCGAAGCAGGCGGCGGACGCGGGGGCGAAGTTCCTCGTGACGCCGGGCTGCACCGACGCGGTCGTCGACGCGTGCTTCGAGACCGGGCTGCCGTTCCTGCCCGGCGCGAGCACCGTGTCGGAGGCGATGCGGCTGGCCGAACGCGGGCTGACGGCGCTGAAGTTCTTCCCGGCGGAGGCGTCCGGCGGGGTCGCGTTCCTGAAGTCGATCGCGGGCCCGTTGCCGTCCCTGAAATTCTGCCCGACGGGCGGCATCACGGTGCCGTCGGCGCCTTCTTACCTGGCGCTGGCGAACGTCGGCTGCATCGGCGGCTCGTGGCTGACGTCCTCGCTCGATTTCGCGACGATCGAGAAACTGGCCGCCGAAGCCGCGAAGCTGTAG
- a CDS encoding amidohydrolase family protein: protein MTLLAGARVFDPETGETTRADVRLDGERIAEVGPGLDGDQRVDCSGGLLIPGLIDCHVHVAFRRPEPLPRSARILEAVPVLRGLLARGITTVRDAWGADAGFKHALAQGWISGPDLLVSLRQLGPTGGLGDTWDPAAGAVDNYGDPSLPDPLFDGPDAARAAVRRMVRAGADWIKVGASGSMRAVRAGVDVRPTDAELAAVVDEAGRCGRDVLAHAHTSAAVVSAARAGARSIEHGTFLEDDAVAALANAWYVPTLSPMSDTEFAGTHRRSLRLAVEAGVRIAAGSDLAPRPHVDLTTELRLLAAVLGDAAALKAATSEAARLLRLDGDRGRIESGLRADLVLLDGTDLDVTDLPGRVRAVWHDGERAGALTSP from the coding sequence GTGACGCTGCTCGCCGGGGCGCGCGTGTTCGATCCCGAAACCGGTGAGACGACTCGTGCCGACGTCCGGCTCGACGGCGAACGGATCGCCGAAGTCGGGCCCGGTCTCGACGGCGACCAGCGTGTCGACTGTTCCGGCGGCCTGCTGATCCCCGGGCTCATCGACTGCCACGTGCACGTCGCGTTCCGGCGGCCCGAGCCGTTGCCGCGCAGCGCCCGGATTCTCGAGGCCGTGCCGGTGTTGCGGGGGTTGCTGGCGCGGGGGATCACGACCGTGCGGGACGCGTGGGGCGCCGACGCCGGGTTCAAGCACGCGCTGGCCCAGGGGTGGATTTCCGGGCCGGACCTGCTGGTCAGCCTGCGCCAGCTGGGGCCGACCGGTGGGCTCGGCGACACGTGGGACCCGGCCGCGGGCGCCGTCGACAACTACGGCGACCCGTCGCTGCCGGACCCGCTGTTCGACGGGCCGGACGCCGCCCGCGCGGCCGTCCGCCGGATGGTGCGCGCGGGCGCCGACTGGATCAAGGTCGGCGCGAGTGGCTCGATGCGGGCGGTCCGCGCGGGCGTGGACGTCCGCCCGACCGATGCCGAGCTTGCCGCCGTGGTCGACGAGGCCGGCCGCTGCGGCCGCGATGTCCTGGCCCACGCGCACACGTCGGCGGCGGTGGTGTCGGCGGCCCGCGCCGGCGCGCGCAGCATCGAGCACGGCACGTTCCTCGAGGACGACGCCGTCGCGGCCCTCGCGAACGCCTGGTACGTGCCGACGCTCTCGCCGATGAGCGACACCGAGTTCGCCGGCACGCACCGGCGTTCGCTGCGCCTCGCGGTGGAGGCGGGCGTCCGGATCGCCGCCGGGTCCGACCTCGCCCCGCGTCCCCATGTCGACTTGACGACCGAGCTGCGCCTGCTGGCCGCGGTCCTCGGTGACGCGGCGGCCCTGAAGGCAGCCACGTCCGAGGCCGCCCGCCTGCTCCGGCTCGACGGCGACCGGGGTCGCATCGAGTCGGGCCTGCGCGCGGACCTCGTGCTGCTCGACGGCACAGACCTGGACGTGACGGATCTGCCCGGCCGGGTCCGGGCCGTCTGGCACGATGGCGAACGGGCCGGTGCGCTCACTTCGCCATGA
- a CDS encoding fumarate reductase/succinate dehydrogenase flavoprotein subunit, with amino-acid sequence MTEVERHSYDVVVIGAGGAGLRAVIEARERGFRVAVVCKSLFGKAHTVMAEGGCAASMGNANSNDNWQVHFRDTMRGGKFLNNWRMAELHAKEAPDRVWELETYGALFDRTADGRISQRNFGGHTYPRLAHVGDRTGLELIRTMQQKIVSLQQEDFAETGDYEAKIKVFAECTITELLTTDGAIAGAFGYWRESGRFILFDAPAVVLATGGIGKSFKVTSNSWEYTGDGHALAMRAGANLINMEFVQFHPTGMVWPPSVKGILVTEGVRGDGGVLKNSEGKRFMFEYVPEVFKGQYAESEEEADRWYADADNNRRTPDLLPRDEVARAINSEVKEGRGSPHGGVFLDIASRLPTEEIKKRLPSMYHQFKELADVDITAEPMEVGPTCHYVMGGIEVDPDTAAASVPGLFAAGECSGGMHGSNRLGGNSLSDLLVFGRRAGLGAAEYVSGLADRPAVAQSDVDAAAKMALAPFDPPEGTTAENPYTLHTELQQSMNDLVGIIRKAGEIEQALVKLSELRERILRVTVEGHRQFNPGWHLAIDLRNMLMVSECVAKAALTRTESRGGHTRDDFPGMDAEWRHKLLVCSASEGDNPVVPNVDVVVKEQVPLRQDLLELFEFGELGKYYTDHELEAHPGSKA; translated from the coding sequence ATGACCGAGGTCGAACGGCACAGCTACGACGTGGTGGTGATCGGTGCCGGTGGCGCCGGTCTGCGCGCGGTGATCGAGGCCAGGGAACGTGGCTTCCGCGTAGCGGTCGTGTGCAAGTCCCTGTTCGGCAAGGCGCACACCGTGATGGCCGAGGGCGGCTGCGCGGCGTCGATGGGCAACGCCAACTCGAACGACAACTGGCAGGTCCACTTCCGCGACACCATGCGCGGCGGCAAGTTCCTCAACAACTGGCGGATGGCCGAGCTGCACGCCAAGGAGGCGCCCGACCGCGTCTGGGAGCTGGAGACCTACGGCGCGCTGTTCGACCGCACCGCCGACGGCCGGATCAGCCAGCGCAACTTCGGCGGGCACACCTACCCGCGGCTGGCCCACGTCGGTGACCGCACCGGCCTCGAGCTGATCCGCACGATGCAGCAGAAGATCGTTTCGCTGCAGCAGGAGGACTTCGCCGAGACCGGGGACTACGAAGCCAAGATCAAGGTCTTCGCCGAGTGCACGATCACCGAGCTGCTCACCACCGACGGCGCCATCGCCGGCGCGTTCGGCTACTGGCGCGAGAGCGGCCGGTTCATCCTGTTCGACGCGCCCGCGGTCGTGCTCGCGACCGGGGGCATCGGCAAGTCGTTCAAGGTGACGTCGAACTCGTGGGAGTACACCGGGGACGGCCACGCGCTGGCCATGCGGGCCGGCGCGAACCTGATCAACATGGAGTTCGTCCAGTTCCACCCGACCGGGATGGTCTGGCCGCCGAGCGTCAAGGGCATCCTCGTCACCGAGGGTGTGCGCGGCGACGGCGGCGTGCTCAAGAACTCCGAGGGCAAGCGGTTCATGTTCGAGTACGTGCCCGAGGTCTTCAAGGGCCAGTACGCCGAAAGCGAAGAGGAAGCCGACCGCTGGTACGCCGACGCGGACAACAACCGGCGCACGCCGGACCTGCTGCCGCGCGACGAGGTGGCCCGCGCGATCAACTCCGAGGTCAAGGAGGGGCGCGGCTCCCCGCACGGCGGCGTCTTCCTCGACATCGCCAGCCGGCTGCCGACCGAGGAGATCAAGAAGCGGCTGCCGTCGATGTACCACCAGTTCAAGGAGCTGGCGGACGTCGACATCACGGCGGAGCCGATGGAGGTCGGCCCGACCTGCCACTACGTCATGGGCGGCATCGAGGTCGACCCGGACACGGCGGCGGCGAGCGTGCCCGGCCTGTTCGCGGCCGGCGAGTGCTCGGGCGGCATGCACGGGTCCAACCGGCTCGGCGGCAACTCGCTGTCCGACCTGCTGGTGTTCGGCCGCCGCGCGGGGCTCGGCGCCGCCGAGTACGTCAGTGGCCTGGCCGACCGGCCCGCGGTCGCGCAGTCCGATGTGGACGCGGCGGCGAAGATGGCGCTCGCGCCGTTCGACCCGCCCGAGGGCACCACGGCCGAGAACCCGTACACCCTCCACACCGAGCTGCAGCAGTCGATGAACGACCTCGTCGGCATCATCCGCAAGGCCGGCGAAATCGAGCAGGCGCTGGTCAAGCTGTCCGAGCTGCGGGAGCGGATCCTGCGCGTCACCGTGGAGGGGCACCGGCAGTTCAACCCCGGCTGGCACCTCGCGATCGACCTGCGCAACATGCTGATGGTCAGCGAGTGCGTCGCGAAGGCCGCGTTGACGCGCACCGAGAGCCGCGGCGGCCACACGCGCGACGACTTCCCGGGCATGGACGCCGAGTGGCGGCACAAGCTGCTGGTGTGCTCGGCGTCGGAGGGGGACAACCCCGTCGTCCCGAACGTCGACGTCGTGGTGAAGGAGCAGGTGCCGCTGCGGCAGGACCTGCTGGAGCTGTTCGAGTTCGGCGAGCTCGGGAAGTACTACACCGACCACGAGCTCGAGGCGCACCCCGGGAGCAAGGCATGA
- a CDS encoding PEP/pyruvate-binding domain-containing protein encodes MSLTDVVAPSPAPENVAALIGERLSLSALHQLGGTLGGYSFVKVVVDRENEVIHFLNDARHSFHAIYIGEEILGVPEERVRADIDSYNQDFYHAPDRRFLLGILARHPQMLSLETVEVDTMPAELIREFHAFVARYVDPALPLVFKPANQLQERIVREIPPSELPRVFAHELFSTAPFVALNPGTATGRLRAFRTEAEYRAATLDWSDIIVMDRVPEDIPRLSGIVNARHTTPLSHTNVLATGWQIPNAVQVGALADVERRELDGKWVEYTVDAQALSLREIAEPATAAPPSWYAQRVTLEEPESERSPIVNLARLRAADRYRYGTKAANLGELHHVLAHGSQRLLGFYQVPRPPRENLLPYLARLLDVPAGASVPDLAAAARRLLDDHVRVPRGIALPFSLQRRFLESSPRIQQAIGKLKMALELDAREIEPLCVELQGLIRSARMPGALAGEIDSALVSQLAGVRTFVVRSSSNAEDLAGFSAAGIYESLNHVTTAERIFASVKEVWASLVSVRSVRLRRQAGISLDECYMGVVIQEQVTADFGGVLVTTNPMNRADFRTVYVNVSPRVTDVVDGSALPMQYLYSTVEGGGRTVSLGDATADLDSRAHDQLQRLAIAGRLLQGHFSPDYTFGSPVDVEWLADGDHLHLVQLRPYSV; translated from the coding sequence TTGTCCCTGACCGATGTGGTCGCGCCCAGTCCTGCCCCCGAGAACGTCGCCGCCCTCATCGGCGAACGGCTTTCCCTGTCCGCCCTCCACCAGCTGGGCGGCACCCTCGGCGGCTATTCCTTCGTCAAGGTCGTGGTGGACCGCGAAAACGAGGTCATCCACTTCCTGAACGACGCGCGCCATTCCTTTCACGCGATCTATATCGGGGAAGAGATCCTCGGCGTCCCCGAAGAACGGGTGCGCGCGGACATCGACTCCTACAACCAGGACTTCTACCACGCGCCGGACCGCCGGTTCCTGCTCGGCATCCTCGCCCGGCACCCGCAGATGCTTTCGCTGGAGACGGTCGAGGTCGACACGATGCCGGCCGAGCTGATCCGCGAGTTCCACGCCTTCGTCGCCCGGTACGTCGACCCCGCGCTGCCGCTGGTGTTCAAGCCGGCCAACCAGCTGCAGGAACGGATCGTCCGGGAGATCCCGCCGAGCGAACTGCCCCGGGTGTTCGCGCACGAGCTGTTCTCGACGGCGCCGTTCGTCGCGCTGAACCCCGGCACGGCCACCGGGCGGCTGCGCGCGTTCCGCACCGAGGCCGAGTACCGGGCCGCGACGCTGGACTGGTCGGACATCATCGTGATGGACCGCGTGCCCGAAGACATCCCGCGGCTGTCCGGCATCGTCAACGCCCGGCACACGACGCCGTTGTCGCACACCAACGTCCTGGCCACCGGCTGGCAGATCCCGAACGCCGTCCAGGTCGGCGCGCTGGCCGACGTCGAGCGCCGCGAGCTCGACGGCAAGTGGGTCGAGTACACAGTGGACGCTCAAGCGCTCTCGCTGCGGGAGATCGCCGAGCCGGCCACGGCGGCGCCGCCGAGCTGGTACGCCCAGCGCGTCACGCTGGAGGAGCCGGAGTCCGAGCGCAGCCCGATCGTGAACCTCGCCCGGCTGCGCGCGGCCGACCGCTACCGCTACGGCACCAAGGCGGCGAACCTCGGCGAGCTGCACCACGTGCTGGCGCACGGTTCGCAGCGCCTGCTCGGCTTCTACCAGGTGCCGCGGCCGCCGCGGGAGAACCTGCTGCCGTACCTGGCCCGGCTGCTGGACGTCCCCGCCGGGGCCTCGGTTCCCGACCTGGCCGCCGCGGCCCGCCGGCTGCTCGACGACCACGTCCGCGTGCCGCGCGGCATCGCACTGCCGTTCTCGCTGCAGCGGCGGTTCCTGGAGTCGTCACCGCGGATCCAGCAGGCCATCGGCAAGCTGAAGATGGCCTTGGAGTTGGACGCGCGGGAGATCGAGCCGCTGTGCGTCGAGCTGCAGGGCCTGATCCGGTCGGCCCGGATGCCGGGTGCGCTGGCCGGGGAGATCGACTCCGCGCTGGTGTCGCAGCTGGCCGGCGTGCGGACGTTCGTCGTGCGCAGCTCGTCGAACGCCGAAGACCTGGCCGGGTTCTCGGCCGCCGGGATCTACGAGTCGCTCAACCACGTCACCACGGCCGAGCGGATCTTCGCCAGCGTCAAGGAAGTCTGGGCTTCGCTGGTGTCGGTGCGCAGCGTCCGGCTGCGGCGGCAGGCGGGGATCTCCCTCGACGAGTGCTACATGGGCGTGGTGATCCAGGAGCAGGTCACGGCCGACTTCGGCGGCGTGCTGGTGACGACGAACCCGATGAACCGCGCGGACTTCCGCACGGTGTACGTCAACGTGTCGCCGCGCGTGACCGACGTCGTCGACGGTTCGGCCCTGCCCATGCAGTACCTGTACTCGACGGTCGAGGGCGGCGGCCGCACGGTGTCGCTCGGCGACGCGACGGCGGACCTCGACTCGCGGGCCCACGACCAGCTGCAGCGGCTCGCGATCGCCGGCCGCCTGCTGCAGGGCCACTTCTCGCCCGACTACACGTTCGGCTCGCCGGTGGACGTCGAGTGGCTCGCCGACGGCGACCACCTCCACCTCGTGCAG